The Ficedula albicollis isolate OC2 chromosome 1, FicAlb1.5, whole genome shotgun sequence nucleotide sequence TGATTTGCCAGGAGACCCTGAGATTagctcagctgggcagagcactgTGTTAATAACACCAAGCTGGCAGTTttgatcccagcccaggccatACATGTAAGAGCTGGACTTGGTGATTGATCACTGTGGGTCACTTCCAACTCACAATATTCTGTGCAATCTGAAACAGGACTGAAAGGACTGGAAAGCAGCTCATTCTGAAATGAGTGATGACACAAAGCCTCttcccctcttcttccttcaGGAGAAGTACAACTAAATAAGGAGTAAAAGCTGGATCCAGGGACGAGCTGCCACTAAATGGTCATTTGAGCAAGGGTGTTTTGAATTGGTATCcaagtggctgctgctgtttgtacAAACTGTGATCCATGGTAGCCATGCAAAAAGCCACACACAAAACACTTCTGACCTCTGGAATCTTACAGTCTCTTAGAACAGCAAAAGAATCTTACTTCACTTGGAACACAAAGGCtttaacagagagaaaaaaaggtagaaattAGAAGCTGAAAATGACAGCTTAAGtccacttttatttttagcatttgcCCCCCCAAAAATAGCTTTTTTGAAATTCCATTTAGCACAGAACTGGCTAATAGGTGAACAATTCCCTATGGCGGACTCACTCCAATAGTTTTTATATCAGCATAataaagctgaattttaattGACTTTGACGTTACAGTTACCCTATAATGagtcttcttttgttttcaactAAATAGTaagcaacattttctttataaagtGACAATATTATTCAAGACTTGTGATGTGAACATATCAAATACAAAAGGTAACTAAGATTCTGGAGAGTGTTGGCTCCACACAGCACTCTAAAACTTGGACACTTGCATTTGACCTATGATCTCTATagattttttcagtttcttttatgctttttataTGGTTCATTACTTttgaaagtgatttttaaaagtattaatttttcagaagtcaaaaaaaccaaaaaaactttAAGGTTATTTTAAGGTTGTGTGCTTGCAGAGGTTTGAGTAGCTTTGAACTAAAATATTGATTATCAGCTTTAGGTGGAACTACCAAGCCCTTGCAAACAAATCTGCTGGAGTGGCAGCCTACAGCCATCCAGGACTTGTTAAAATGCGAGTCTGAAGGGTTTTGCCTTTATCTGaacatatacacatatattcatttttatttgtatttatctGAACGTATACACAGCatattccattttctcctttgtggagaaaaaatcccaataaGCACACAAGCACATGCATGTCTATGTATGAATATGTCTATTCATACACACTTATTTGTGCCAATCCCAGATTACAGACAGCAACTGTTCTGTCTGCAGATGAAGACTGACTTGACAGCACATATTCAGGactttttggttttaaacatattttcagttttcctgagTGGGAAAGAAGGAACATTCAACCAGCTTCACTAGAAGCTTGTGGTTCTAAAAGGGAGACACCACCTCTAACAGAAACACAGTCCTCAAACACATGGCCCAACCTTAcccttcttttatttctgctcaaCTTCCTTTCCCTACACTGGGGAGGGCACATCTTTCTCCactctgtcttttaaaatttaaagatgTTCAAGATCATTATTCACTCTTACCATCACTGATTTTACTACACTAGCAGCAGAACTTTTCTCTCAGCTGGGGTTTCAAGAACATATTCTAACACAAACCAGAAGGTGATGATGAGACTACACATTCCCAAGTCttgtgtccctccctgcctcaaGTGAGTGTCAGGTCCAATTGCTGCAGGGTTGTGTTTGCTCTGGGGTACCTGCTCATAAACCACGACTTGGCTCTCCAAAATTGAAACCACATTTCTAAGAAGCGTATAATCAATCTTTCAGAGGAGGAATAGGGCAGCAAtctatttttcatgcttttataaCCCCTCATGACAACATATCACATTAAGATTTTTTCCAAGTGTGCGTCATTTCAGACTGTACAGGTCACAACTACATATTCCCAGTGAACGTTTCCATTACAGCACAAACCCTGCTGAATGAACCACACAGAAGACTTGCAGGCCTTGATATGTGAGGGAGGATAGCACTGCACTATGTTCGTTTTAACATATAATACAACTAATCAGTTCAGAAATCTCCCAGTATATTCTATAAAAAGTTTAGCAACTGCAAAAACAATGATTATAATGGCAAAAAACCAATTTACTGCATGCTTTGGTTCTGCAACAAGACACCAATATAACTGGAAATAATGTAAGGGCAAGCAAAGTACTGGGATTTTTGAGTTTATATTAAGAAAATtgccctttttattttatttcctacagCACTGTAGGTACGTACTGGGATTTTTGAGTTTATATTAAGAAAACTgccctttttatttattttatttcctacagCACTGTAGGTAGTCCATTAAGAAAACATTCCGTATCTCAGCCTGCAATTCCATGACTACAGGTTTCTCACTCGAGGTGGAAGGTGGCAAATTTGcataaaaagaacaaagataAAAGAACCAAGTATCATCACTGAGTGTTACTACTGCATGCATTATCTCCCTCCTTGACTTTTGGCCGTCTTCTCTCTGAATATTTCACAGTGAGTATGATGTGCAGCTGAAGTAACTTCCTGGTGCTTCTCAGCAAAGTGTTTAGAAGTGGAACCATGGAAAAAGCTCAGCACCAGAAGCATGACatatttcctcctgctctgtgctagagagcaggctggcagctgggggctgctgtCTGGGGCTTTGAGCACTGACAGAAGTCCATTGTCACCAGGCTGGCAGCCCTGTGACGTGCTGCCAGCAAGGCATggtgtgacactgctgggacactCAGGCTGAGccctctggagccagcagagcatCAGCTTTGCTCCAGACAGCAGGAAGGGGAGCAGCAAgcatggagcagctgctgtgttaaTGAAATCCATCAAACGGCAGCACTTTAGCATGAACACAAACGGCTCAGTGCTGGCCTCAggtctccagctctctcagagTAACTTACAAGCCATGGAAAAGTAATTATGatggcaagaaagaaaaatgcaatggGTCTTGAGAGTTGGGGGGATTTAAACTCCTTGTTATATGTAAACTGAATATCAGAGAGACTTTCTCCTGTCTGGCTCCCATTTCATAGGGCAACTTTGAGTAAATACACATCAATCTTCTTTCTTGCCCATATGACCTCATACACTGTGCATtggcataaaaagaaaatttcacaaGTCCTAAAGCACATTAGGTAAGGAGAAATGCCTGCAGGAAAGTTCTCATAGACATgctacagcaaaacaaattcaTCCATCTCTATAACTTTAACCAAGAGTCACAACATCTAAACATCTCAGGTTATCTCTGACACGTTCACGTAGGGCTGTTTCGGTCTTGCACACAGGGCACTGAGTGGCACAGAAGCACAAACATGGAAGACCATTTAAACTCATCAAGATTGAAAAATCCCCAACACAACTGGTCCAAAAATTGTAAAAGACTAATCATACCTTCCAATAAGTCTCAGTACTCTGTAATGTGCATCTCAGGGGAAACGCCTTACAGTCTGTGGGATGAAGAAATGCAATACATGCCACAGGAGGGGCAAACATAAAGGCAAGACAACaccaaaggagaaaataaagcactttctttgtgaaaactttatttcttctttcagccTCCATGTAAAATCTCAGCTTCTTCCATGAGGAGGAAGTGATGGAGAATGTAAGGCAGCAGATACTTGGGCACGCTCAGAACCTGCAcccctgcctctgcagagcagggataCAGAGttttccctgccctcccttcccCAAGGAGCAACTCAACCCTGCCTGCCCTCTGCTTGTCAGCCCTGCAAGTGGAACCAATAGCTGGCTGCACATTAGCTCAGAACATGCTGACATGCCACTCTGGAGAGCCTATTTGAAAGgttaataacttttaaaatccaATTAGATGGCCTAATTAGTTAAAGCAATCTTTGGTCTGCCTACTGAATCTCAAAATAGGTGAGCACAATAAAGATTAAtctgttcttccttcttttgcaGGCTGCAAAGAGGATGCTGGAGCCCCTGAATGCCTCACTTTTCAGGAGTGCTCTGGAATGACCTGAGCAAGCTCAGATCCGAACTTCAGAGCAAATTCAAACCCAGCAGAAAAGCTCAAGCCACAAACTTTGTGTTCCATTGTCATGATATCATGATGTTGATACTTTGATCATGACAAACACTGCTATACATGCTATTTTTGCCATTCCTGGGCACATGAGGTCAAAATTATCTCATTTGCTAGGAGTAgtagcagtaaaaaaaaaaaaaatcagcaattttatttcactCAAATATCTCTGTGGAACTTTTCCTTTGTAACCTCAACTAAGCTAGATCATCTTGCATgcactgctgcttcttcccaTGCACACACTTCCAAACATGCAAGAAACCCATCAGTTAGTTACTAACCCACTAATTAGTAGTTAGCGTGCTCTAGGCATCTGAATGAAAActtaattcattattttataagctattttttctcttttctgctaGACATCATTAGCAGACATAAGAagtgaatatataaatatgtaaattacTATTTTCATAGACATTTAAGCCAAATGAAATCAAAATTATCTATAACAAAAGCTCCTGAAGTGTATGGCTATCCCAAATCTCCCATTTATACACAACCTTAAAGGTAGAAAGGCTAAATTCAcaatatgtctttttttttttttaatatctgctgATAAACTATCCTAAATTCTCTTGTTCACAGTCACACCTGAGTCTCAGAAAGCCCCGCTGATTTTCCTAGGAGCTGGTACATGCTGCCACAGCCATGGCAGCGGTACCAATGACACAGTGAATTTTAGGGGAAAAAGTCCAGGTGCTAAGAGCATCACCCCTGGTTGTTTTAAATTCTGAGAGCGGCTCAGTATGAATCTGCCACAGGAACTGCAGCCATTAGAACAAACTACTGCAAGAAGGTGCCAGTCCTAAAATAGTCTCTGGTAAAATCTGCACCCGGTTTGCAGCCCAAGGGAAGACAGGAATCATTGTGATTGACGCGAGCACACCATTAAAAGTGTGAAGTTAATTTCCCTCGCTGTCTGAAGCGCGGTGACAAACCAGCTCCCACGGGCTCTCTCCGGAGCCCTTCAGcccgagcagggctggctctgcgGGAAACACAAGTGTCCGGCTTTATCCGGACGGGCTCGCCGGGCTCCGGTTCTCCCGCAGGAGCCATCCCGGAGCTCGGCCCCTCACGGCGCGGAGGATCCGGCCCGCAGTGCCGGCCCCGGCCCGGCAGGTGCCGCTGCGGGCCCGCGGGAGCGGGAAcggcctgggctgggagggacgGGAACCGAGCCCACTCCgaccctgccacgggcagggaacggcctgccccccccccccccccccccccccccccccccccccccccccccccccccccccccccccccccccccccccccccccccccccccccccccccccccccccccccccccccccccccccccccccccccccccccccccccccccccccccccccccccccccccccccccccccccccccccccccccccccccccccccccccccccccccccccccccccccccccccccccccccccccccccccccccccccccccccccccccccccccccccccccccccccccccccccccccccccccccccccccccccccccccccccccccccccccccccccccccccccccccccccccccccccccccccccccccccccccccccccccccccccccccccccccccccccccccccccccccccccccccccccccccccccccccccccccccccccccccccccccccccccccccccccccccccccccccccccccccccccccccccccccccccccccccccccccccccccccccccccccccccccccccccccccccccccccccccccccccccccccccccccccccccccccccccccccccccccccccccccccccccccccccccccccccccccccccccccccccccccccccccccccccccccccccccccccccccccccccccccccccccccccccccccccccccccccccccccccccccccccccccccccccccccccccccccccccccccccccccccccccccccccccccccccccccccccccccccccccccccccccccccccccccccccccccccccccccccccccccccccccccccccccccccccccccccccccccccccccccccccccccccccccccccccccccccccccccccccccccccccccccccccccccccccccccccccccccccccccccccccccccccccccccccccccccccccccccccccccccccccccccccccccccccccccccccccccccccccccccccccccccccccccccccccccccccccccccccccccccccccccccccccccccccccccccccccccccccccccccccccccccccccccccccccccccccccccccccccccccccccccccccccccccccccccccccccccccccccccccccccccccccccccccccccccccccccccccccccccccccccccccccccccccccccccccccccccccccccccccccccccccccccccccccccccccccccccccccccccccccccccccccccccccccccccccccccccccccccccccccccccccccccccccccccccccccccccccccccccccccccccccccccccccccccccccccccccccccccccccccccccccccccccccccccccccccccccccgagcccaCTCCgaccctgccacgggcagggaacGGGAACggcctgggctggaagggacgGGAACCGAGCCGACTCCgaccctgccacgggcagggaacGGGAACggcctgggctggaagggacgGGAACCGAGCCGACTCCgaccctgccacgggcagggaacGGGAACggcctgggctggaagggacgGGAACCGAGCCGACTCCgaccctgccacgggcagggaacGGGAACggcctgggctggaagggacgGGAACCGAGCCGACTCCgaccctgccacgggcagggaacGGGAACggcctgggctggaagggacgGGAACCGAGCCGACTCCgaccctgccacgggcagggaacGGGAACggcctgggctggaagggacgGGAACCGAGCCGACTCCgaccctgccacgggcagggaacGGGAACAGCGCCTAGCTCCaaccctgccacgggcagggaacGGGAACggcctgggctggaagggacgGGAACCGAGCCCACTCCgaccctgccacgggcagggagcGGGAACAGCGCCCAGCTCCaaccctgccacgggcagggagcGGGAACGGCCTGGGCTGGAACGGGAACAGCGCCCAGCTCCaaccctgccacgggcagggagcGGGAACGGCCTGGGCTGGAACGGGAACAGCGCCCAGCTCCaaccctgccacgggcagggagcGGGAACGGCCTGGGCTGGAACGGGAACAGCGCCCAGCTCCaaccctgccacgggcagggagcGGGAACGGCCTGGGCTGGAACGGGAACAGCGCCCAGCTCCaaccctgccacgggcagggagcGGGAACGGCCTGGGCTGGAACGGGAACAGCGCCCAGCTCCaaccctgccacgggcagggagcGGGAACGGCCTGGGCTGGAACGGGAACAGCGCCCAGCTCCaaccctgccacgggcagggagcGGGAACGGCCTGGGCTGGAACGGGAACAGCGCCCAGCTCCaaccctgccacgggcagggagcGGGAACGGCCTGGGCTGGAACGGGAACAGCGCCCAGCTCCaaccctgccacgggcagggagcGGGAACGGCCTGGGCTGGAACGGGAACAGCGCCCAGCTCCaaccctgccacgggcagggagcGGGAACGGCCTGGGCTGGAACGGGAACAGCGCCCAGCTCCaaccctgccacgggcagggagcGGGAACGGCCTGGGCTGGAACGGGAACAGCGCCCAGCTCCaaccctgccacgggcagggagcGGGAACGGCCTGGGCTGGAACGGGAACAGCGCCCAGCTCCaaccctgccacgggcagggagcGGGAACGGCCTGGGCTGGAACGGGAACAGCGCCCAGCTCCaaccctgccacgggcagggagcGGGAACGGCCTGGGCTGGAACGGGAACAGCGCCCAGCTCCaaccctgccacgggcagggaacGGGACCTGGAACAGcgcccagctccagccctgccgCGGGCAGGAACAGGAACATCTCCCACCAGgcagggtgcccagagccccatccagcctggccctaCATGCTGCCAGCCGTGGGGAGGGCACAAGCTGCCTGGGCTGTCCACAGTCTCTCCACCCAAATCCGGACTTCAGTACTCTCAGTAAATACATGTAG carries:
- the LOC101818358 gene encoding fibroin heavy chain-like, which gives rise to MPSPGTLLSNAGPGASSSGQRLGKAPASPRNKNLLEGGGKPATRMRGDKPAPTGSLRSPSARAGLALRETQVSGFIRTGSPGSGSPAGAIPELGPSRRGGSGPQCRPRPGRCRCGPAGAGTAWAGRDGNRAHSDPATGTGTEPTPTLPRAGNGNGLGWKGREPSRLRPCHGQGTGTAWAGRDGNRADSDPATGRERERPGLEGTGTEPTPTLPRAGNGNGLGWKGREPSRLRPCHGQGTGTAWAGRDGNRADSDPATGREREQRLAPTLPRAGNGNGLGWKGREPSPLRPCHGQGAGTAPSSNPATGRERERPGLEREQRPAPTLPRAGSGNGLGWNGNSAQLQPCHGQGAGTAWAGTGTAPSSNPATGRERERPGLEREQRPAPTLPRAGSGNGLGWNGNSAQLQPCHGQGAGTAWAGTGTAPSSNPATGRERERPGLEREQRPAPTLPRAGSGNGLGWNGNSAQLQPCHGQGAGTAWAGTGTAPSSNPATGRERERPGLEREQRPAPTLPRAGSGNGLGWNGNSAQLQPCHGQGAGTAWAGTGTAPSSNPATGRERERPGLEREQRPAPTLPRAGSGNGLGWNGNSAQLQPCHGQGTGPGTAPSSSPAAGRNRNISHQAGCPEPHPAWPYMLPAVGRAQAAWAVHSLSTQIRTSVLSVNTCRLNKCRVFRNPFTLEVPQPSQMAAVSMAEGSIHVFHRAWQRYSSPQQPLFPGTVQHQRL